One genomic segment of Arcobacter porcinus includes these proteins:
- a CDS encoding aspartate carbamoyltransferase catalytic subunit yields MQHLIRTSDFTKEEILNIFDEAREFKRTKNSKVLEGKIIITLFFENSTRTRSSFEIAAKRLGAEVVNLDVGTSSQKKGETMYDTVANINAMQPDAIIIRHSECGLPESLIGYVNCPIINAGDGRHSHPTQAFLDLFTIYEYFEGQTEGKKIAIVGDVRNSRVAGSNRRLLPRFGIDVNLVAPDCFKYEGDEYKQFDTISEIIDDMDIVMSLRSQLERHNITYFESLQEYARDFCITTDLMERKEFLLLHPGPVNRNIDINDDVLKHHRCKVLEQVTNGVAVRAAILKKLILNY; encoded by the coding sequence ATGCAACACTTAATAAGAACTTCTGATTTTACAAAAGAGGAAATATTAAATATTTTTGACGAAGCAAGAGAATTTAAAAGAACTAAAAATAGTAAGGTTCTTGAGGGTAAAATAATTATAACACTTTTTTTTGAGAACTCTACAAGAACACGAAGCTCTTTTGAAATTGCGGCTAAAAGATTAGGAGCAGAAGTTGTAAATCTTGATGTTGGAACATCTTCACAGAAAAAAGGTGAAACGATGTACGACACAGTTGCAAATATAAATGCAATGCAACCAGATGCAATTATTATAAGACACAGCGAATGTGGACTTCCAGAGAGTTTAATTGGATATGTTAATTGCCCAATTATAAACGCAGGTGATGGAAGACACTCTCATCCAACTCAAGCATTTTTAGACCTATTTACAATTTATGAATATTTTGAAGGACAAACTGAAGGTAAAAAAATAGCGATTGTTGGAGATGTTAGAAACTCAAGAGTTGCTGGAAGTAATAGAAGACTTCTTCCAAGGTTTGGAATAGATGTTAATTTAGTTGCACCTGATTGTTTTAAATATGAAGGAGATGAGTATAAACAGTTTGATACAATCTCTGAAATTATTGATGATATGGATATTGTGATGAGTTTAAGAAGTCAGCTAGAAAGACATAATATTACATATTTTGAATCACTTCAAGAGTATGCAAGAGATTTTTGTATAACAACTGATTTAATGGAGAGAAAAGAGTTTTTACTTCTTCATCCAGGACCTGTAAATAGAAATATAGATATAAATGATGATGTGCTAAAACATCATAGATGTAAAGTTTTAGAGCAAGTTACAAATGGAGTTGCAGTAAGAGCTGCAATATTAAAGAAACTAATACTAAACTATTGA
- a CDS encoding fatty acid cis/trans isomerase, with the protein MHLQFLLIILFSFLLFGCSSKPLAPVEYDKIDRKLSYSKDVKPILDKRCVSCHSCYNSPCQLKLESFEGLDRGATKALVYDTRLRAADPTRLFIDAKKTEDWREKNFSSVIDKNLDNNESIMMQYLFQKELNPQLVGNYSPETDEISCVKNQEELEDYFDKNPHKAMPYGFPALAKNEYNILMNWLDNGLTNDTNKNVITKFEKEQIKKFEDFLNNPSIKHQVTARYIYEHLFLAHIYFDEKSGHFFEIIRSKTAAPFEPEIIPTVFPYDGIDEKFYYRIQKFEQTIVHKTHMPYKIDDKKLALFNNLFIKTKWNEKPYMPSFDKTKAPNALEAFKQIPADSRYQFLLEDVYFFVNTFIKGPVCKGQIALNVIQDHFWVAFMDPKYDLSVADKDFLEQNLKNLEIPNQLGEDPTLYSTFKNLGHKDEVLAYFKNKNEVYNKYYKDGLKLEYLRKSKKDDSILTVYRHFDTASLHKGALGDTPKNMWVIDFPLLERIYYSLVAGFDVFGNTAHQLLVRTHMDRLRVEGESNFLEFLPKNSRQNYFNSWYLGWLAQYITIYTPSNNETAVEYNTSNYKEELISKILKYTNTKEDKINYVYNQDISIKIKDSYKNKEEIEEGFKALSLPNKQSITKYFTDRDANTALIKIELNNGENLIYSMVINRWHNNVALMFKEETRLDPNKDDIDFIEGFISSYPNVFLIVKQNEFQDFLKAIKNFDNSETCVKNISKFAINRANPKFWEFYDWFTEEFRKSNPLEFGLFDLNRYYQNAIEE; encoded by the coding sequence ATGCATTTACAATTTTTATTAATTATTCTATTTTCTTTCTTATTATTTGGTTGTTCTTCAAAACCACTAGCTCCTGTTGAATATGATAAAATAGATAGGAAACTCTCTTATAGTAAAGATGTGAAACCTATTTTAGATAAAAGATGTGTATCTTGTCACTCTTGCTACAATTCACCTTGTCAATTGAAACTTGAAAGCTTTGAAGGGCTTGATAGAGGTGCTACAAAAGCTTTAGTTTACGATACAAGACTTAGAGCTGCTGATCCTACTAGACTTTTTATTGATGCAAAAAAAACAGAAGATTGGAGAGAAAAAAACTTTAGCTCTGTTATTGATAAAAACTTAGATAATAATGAATCAATAATGATGCAATATCTTTTCCAAAAAGAGTTAAATCCACAATTAGTAGGAAATTACTCACCTGAAACAGATGAAATATCTTGTGTAAAAAATCAAGAAGAGCTAGAAGACTATTTTGATAAAAATCCTCATAAAGCTATGCCTTATGGTTTTCCAGCACTAGCAAAAAATGAATATAATATCTTAATGAATTGGCTTGATAATGGTCTTACGAATGATACAAATAAGAATGTTATAACAAAATTTGAGAAAGAACAGATTAAAAAATTTGAAGACTTTTTAAATAACCCTTCTATAAAACATCAAGTAACAGCAAGATATATATATGAACATCTATTTTTAGCTCATATCTATTTTGATGAGAAAAGTGGTCATTTTTTTGAAATAATTCGTTCAAAAACAGCTGCTCCATTTGAACCAGAAATTATTCCAACTGTTTTTCCTTATGATGGAATAGATGAAAAGTTTTATTATAGAATTCAGAAATTTGAGCAAACAATTGTACATAAAACACATATGCCATATAAAATTGATGATAAAAAATTAGCACTTTTTAATAATTTATTTATAAAAACAAAATGGAATGAAAAACCATATATGCCAAGTTTTGATAAAACTAAAGCACCAAATGCACTTGAAGCTTTTAAACAAATTCCAGCAGATAGTAGATATCAATTTTTATTAGAAGATGTATATTTTTTTGTAAATACATTTATTAAAGGTCCTGTTTGTAAAGGTCAAATTGCACTTAATGTTATTCAAGACCATTTTTGGGTTGCATTTATGGATCCAAAATATGATTTAAGCGTAGCAGACAAAGATTTTTTAGAGCAAAATTTAAAAAACTTAGAGATTCCAAATCAACTAGGAGAAGATCCTACTTTATATTCAACATTCAAAAATTTAGGGCACAAAGATGAAGTTTTAGCATATTTTAAAAATAAAAATGAAGTTTATAATAAATACTACAAAGATGGATTAAAACTAGAGTATTTAAGAAAGAGTAAAAAAGATGACTCTATTTTAACAGTTTATAGACACTTTGATACAGCATCACTTCACAAAGGGGCTTTAGGGGATACTCCAAAAAACATGTGGGTTATAGATTTTCCACTATTAGAAAGAATATATTACTCTTTGGTTGCTGGTTTTGATGTATTTGGAAATACAGCTCATCAACTATTAGTAAGAACTCATATGGATAGATTAAGAGTTGAAGGGGAGAGTAATTTTCTAGAATTTTTACCAAAAAACAGTAGACAAAACTACTTTAATTCTTGGTATCTTGGATGGTTGGCTCAATATATTACAATTTACACTCCATCAAATAATGAAACAGCTGTAGAGTATAATACAAGCAACTATAAAGAAGAACTGATTTCAAAAATACTGAAATATACAAATACAAAAGAAGATAAAATAAACTATGTTTATAATCAAGATATCTCTATTAAGATAAAAGATTCATATAAAAATAAAGAAGAGATAGAAGAAGGATTTAAAGCTCTTTCTTTACCAAATAAACAGAGTATTACAAAATATTTTACAGATAGAGATGCAAATACTGCTTTAATAAAAATAGAACTAAACAATGGAGAAAATCTTATTTATTCTATGGTTATAAATAGATGGCACAACAATGTTGCCTTGATGTTTAAAGAAGAGACTAGATTAGATCCAAACAAAGATGATATAGATTTTATTGAAGGTTTTATTAGCTCTTATCCAAATGTCTTTTTAATTGTAAAACAAAATGAGTTTCAAGATTTCTTAAAAGCTATTAAAAATTTTGATAATAGTGAAACTTGTGTAAAAAATATCTCAAAATTTGCTATAAATAGAGCAAATCCAAAATTCTGGGAATTTTATGATTGGTTTACTGAAGAGTTTAGAAAATCAAATCCTTTAGAGTTTGGACTATTTGATTTAAATAGATATTATCAAAATGCTATTGAAGAATAA
- a CDS encoding hydrolase — protein sequence MRIRLEDSLFCLIDVQEKLFPHIGNKEELERTLPILVKGMKVLDVPIIVNEQYKKGIGETIEPLKELVNEYEAYEKTTFSGCQNSDILNAFKKSSKKNIVVAGIETHVCVLQTCIDLLENGFNVILVTNCCGSRTKLDHKMAIKRLIQAGAIPTTYESILFELTLDSKNPNFKSISALIK from the coding sequence ATGAGAATAAGATTAGAAGATTCACTATTTTGCTTAATAGATGTTCAGGAAAAACTTTTTCCACATATTGGAAATAAGGAAGAGTTAGAGAGAACTCTTCCTATTTTAGTAAAAGGAATGAAAGTTTTAGATGTTCCAATAATTGTAAATGAGCAATATAAAAAGGGAATTGGGGAAACAATAGAGCCTTTAAAAGAGCTTGTAAATGAGTATGAAGCTTATGAAAAAACTACATTTTCAGGTTGTCAAAATAGTGATATTTTAAATGCTTTTAAAAAATCTAGTAAAAAAAATATTGTAGTAGCTGGAATAGAGACTCATGTTTGTGTTCTTCAAACTTGTATAGATTTACTTGAAAATGGATTTAATGTGATTTTGGTTACAAATTGTTGTGGAAGTAGAACAAAACTTGACCACAAAATGGCAATAAAAAGATTAATTCAAGCAGGAGCAATTCCAACTACTTATGAATCAATTTTATTTGAGCTAACTTTAGATTCAAAGAATCCAAACTTTAAATCAATATCAGCACTTATAAAATAG
- the hemC gene encoding hydroxymethylbilane synthase → MQKLVIATRRSQLALWQSEYIKAELQKHYPKMQIELQEFVTKGDKILDVPLAKIGGKGLFTKELEVAMLEGSAHLAVHSLKDVPTQFEDGLVLAAVSKRFNPQDALLSNKYKSLDELPKGAVIGTTSLRRRMALKMLRPDIELKDLRGNINTRIAKLNAGEYDAIILAATGIEKLNLQNEVKYFEPISTDIMIPSMGQATLGIETTNDPKIIEIVKVLNDKDAEIESKIERGFVDKLQGGCQVPIGVKATILDEKSVKIDAIVGLPDGSEYIKDSKVVDINSFETAGRDFADEFIKKGAVELLKRAETMAFK, encoded by the coding sequence ATGCAAAAATTAGTAATTGCTACAAGAAGAAGCCAACTTGCACTTTGGCAAAGTGAATATATAAAGGCAGAGCTTCAAAAACATTATCCAAAAATGCAAATTGAGTTACAAGAATTTGTAACAAAAGGGGATAAAATTCTTGATGTTCCTTTGGCAAAAATTGGTGGAAAAGGGCTTTTTACAAAAGAGCTTGAAGTTGCTATGCTTGAAGGAAGTGCACACTTAGCTGTACATTCATTAAAAGATGTTCCAACTCAGTTTGAAGATGGTTTAGTTTTAGCAGCTGTTTCTAAAAGATTTAATCCTCAAGATGCACTTTTAAGTAATAAATATAAAAGTTTAGATGAACTTCCAAAAGGTGCAGTTATAGGAACAACAAGTTTAAGAAGAAGAATGGCTTTAAAAATGTTAAGACCAGATATTGAGCTTAAAGATTTAAGAGGAAATATAAATACAAGAATTGCAAAATTAAATGCAGGTGAATATGATGCAATTATTCTAGCTGCAACAGGAATTGAAAAATTAAATCTACAAAATGAAGTAAAATATTTTGAACCAATATCAACTGATATTATGATTCCATCAATGGGACAAGCAACTTTAGGAATAGAGACAACAAATGATCCAAAGATTATTGAGATTGTAAAAGTTTTAAATGATAAAGATGCAGAAATAGAATCAAAAATAGAAAGAGGTTTTGTAGATAAACTTCAAGGTGGTTGCCAAGTTCCAATTGGAGTAAAAGCTACAATTTTAGATGAAAAATCTGTAAAAATTGATGCAATAGTTGGACTTCCTGATGGAAGCGAATATATAAAAGATAGCAAAGTTGTAGATATAAACTCTTTTGAAACTGCTGGAAGAGATTTTGCAGATGAATTTATTAAAAAAGGTGCAGTTGAGCTTCTAAAAAGAGCTGAAACGATGGCATTTAAATAA
- a CDS encoding DsbA family protein — MRMILKLALVFAISKSFLFANEQLVIEFEKNRLERNPELIVNSIKTFYIKKLDIKGDWSAYILDVNVDLKDKNMIVKDILFSNGEVVTSELYDINSKKSLQEQASQDLNNSYYDEKKLIAGTHGAKNSLVVFSDPLCPFCQRYIPELISYVNKNSKNIALYYYSFPLIQIHRASLDLSKLIEIAKQSDKNIVEKAYKVNWNRYFDPNSTDSKLILDSFNKELKTNIKLEELQAEKYHKVIEDEVKMAENLLVNGTPTIYINGKKDSSKEAYKKLK; from the coding sequence ATGAGAATGATATTAAAATTAGCACTTGTTTTTGCTATTTCTAAAAGTTTTTTGTTTGCAAATGAACAATTAGTAATTGAGTTTGAGAAAAATAGACTTGAAAGAAATCCAGAACTTATTGTAAATAGTATTAAAACTTTTTATATTAAAAAACTTGATATAAAAGGAGATTGGAGTGCATATATTTTAGATGTAAATGTGGATTTAAAAGATAAAAATATGATTGTAAAAGATATACTATTTTCAAATGGAGAAGTTGTTACTTCAGAGCTTTATGATATAAATAGTAAGAAATCTTTACAAGAACAAGCAAGTCAAGATTTAAATAACTCTTATTATGATGAGAAAAAATTAATAGCAGGAACTCATGGAGCTAAAAACTCTTTGGTTGTTTTTTCAGATCCACTTTGTCCATTTTGTCAAAGATATATTCCTGAACTTATATCTTATGTAAATAAAAATAGTAAAAATATAGCTTTATACTATTACTCTTTTCCTCTTATTCAAATTCATAGAGCATCACTTGATTTATCAAAACTTATTGAAATAGCAAAACAAAGTGATAAAAATATTGTAGAAAAAGCATATAAAGTAAACTGGAATAGATATTTTGATCCAAATAGTACAGATAGTAAACTTATACTTGATAGTTTTAATAAAGAGCTAAAAACTAATATAAAACTAGAAGAGTTGCAAGCAGAGAAATATCATAAAGTTATAGAAGATGAGGTAAAAATGGCAGAAAACTTGCTTGTAAATGGAACACCTACAATATACATAAATGGTAAAAAAGATAGCAGTAAAGAAGCTTATAAAAAATTAAAATAA
- a CDS encoding DNA polymerase III subunit gamma/tau, whose translation MSENSIENRVLALKYRPKRFEDLVGQTTISQTLSLALDLNRLSHAYLFSGLRGSGKTSTARIMAKSLLCKEKPTSKPCEVCEHCVSANAGRHLDIIEMDAASNRGIDDIKELIEHTKYKPSSARFKVFIIDEVHMLTTQAFNALLKTLEEPPGFVKFILATTDALKLPATILSRTQHFRFNKIVENDVVKHISSILNKEQIEYETQALQIIAKSGQGSLRDTLTLLDQAIIFSKSKIEVSSVVDMLGLIDPLIMDNIFKVVLENSDFNPLIETLQNYEANQILNEMSNYLKNAMLEKDSRFNTIIYERFFRILGESKYLLTLNSDDTFVIILTFMKLIEATNLKTIDDILNQVNNIKATEQEIITQKKDPKVASLNIENPIIENKEEPRIVEKEQVEETKIDINKEQTIQIETTDFDDVVYETVEDETDIYEDKYHTLIEKLYDRSHELGDCFERNFIYNAYSNDTLHIISYAKDQERDFLYKHFGLIKTFIGDVFGLNTKIDFKKEEATINGEEKKENIINSNDEQKEEENKVLDVEEFSNPSSCVASSLETENETLSQKEIQVKELLNEPMLEQAKELFDIKKIVVKPKI comes from the coding sequence ATGAGTGAAAATAGTATAGAAAATAGAGTTCTTGCTCTAAAATATAGACCAAAAAGATTTGAAGATTTAGTAGGACAAACAACTATTTCACAAACTTTATCTTTGGCATTAGATTTAAATAGACTCTCACATGCTTATTTGTTTTCAGGACTTCGAGGAAGTGGAAAAACAAGTACAGCTAGAATAATGGCAAAATCACTTCTTTGTAAAGAGAAACCAACTAGTAAACCTTGTGAAGTTTGTGAACATTGTGTTAGTGCAAATGCTGGAAGACATCTTGATATTATTGAAATGGATGCTGCTAGTAATAGAGGAATTGATGATATTAAAGAGTTAATCGAACATACAAAATATAAACCAAGTAGTGCAAGATTTAAAGTTTTTATAATCGATGAGGTTCATATGCTTACAACTCAAGCATTTAATGCTCTATTAAAGACTTTAGAAGAGCCACCAGGTTTTGTAAAATTTATACTTGCAACAACTGATGCACTAAAACTTCCTGCAACTATTTTAAGTAGAACTCAGCATTTTAGATTTAATAAAATTGTAGAAAATGATGTTGTAAAACATATAAGTTCTATTTTGAATAAAGAGCAAATAGAGTACGAAACACAAGCTTTACAAATTATTGCAAAAAGTGGACAAGGAAGTTTAAGAGATACATTAACTTTACTTGACCAAGCTATAATATTTTCAAAATCAAAAATAGAAGTATCAAGTGTTGTTGATATGCTAGGATTGATTGATCCACTTATTATGGATAATATTTTTAAAGTAGTTTTAGAAAATAGTGATTTTAATCCTTTAATTGAAACATTACAAAACTATGAAGCAAATCAGATTTTAAATGAGATGTCAAACTATTTAAAAAATGCAATGCTTGAAAAAGATAGTAGATTTAATACTATTATATATGAAAGATTTTTTAGAATTCTTGGAGAGTCAAAATATCTTTTAACTCTAAATAGTGATGATACTTTTGTGATTATATTAACTTTTATGAAGTTAATTGAAGCAACAAACCTAAAAACAATAGATGATATTTTAAATCAAGTAAATAATATAAAAGCAACAGAGCAAGAGATAATAACACAAAAAAAAGATCCAAAAGTAGCTAGTTTAAATATAGAAAATCCTATAATTGAAAATAAAGAAGAGCCAAGAATAGTTGAAAAAGAGCAAGTTGAAGAAACTAAAATAGATATAAATAAAGAGCAAACTATACAAATAGAAACAACAGATTTTGATGATGTAGTTTATGAAACAGTAGAAGATGAAACTGATATATATGAAGATAAATATCATACATTAATAGAGAAACTATATGATAGAAGTCATGAGCTTGGAGATTGTTTTGAAAGAAACTTTATTTATAATGCTTATTCAAATGATACTTTACACATTATTTCATATGCGAAAGATCAAGAAAGAGATTTCTTATACAAGCATTTTGGACTTATAAAGACTTTTATAGGAGATGTTTTTGGATTAAATACAAAAATAGATTTTAAAAAGGAAGAAGCCACCATAAACGGTGAAGAGAAAAAAGAGAATATAATTAATTCTAATGATGAGCAAAAAGAAGAAGAAAATAAAGTTTTAGATGTAGAAGAGTTTTCAAACCCTTCATCTTGTGTTGCAAGCTCTTTAGAGACAGAAAATGAAACATTAAGTCAAAAAGAGATTCAAGTAAAAGAGTTATTAAATGAACCAATGCTTGAACAAGCAAAAGAGCTTTTTGATATTAAAAAGATTGTTGTAAAACCAAAAATTTAA
- the murI gene encoding glutamate racemase: MRVGLFDSGIGGLTILNTIVKNMKNIEFFYVADTLFAPYGEKDTKEILKRCDDITNYLINEHKIDILVVACNTATSISIKHLREKYKSLPIIGVEPALKPAIEFSKTKSIAILATPSTINGSKYKELVEKLSNNQELNLYHIACSGLAKKIEEADIEESSLNLFLKNYLEELRDKNIDSVVLGCTHYPIIKNSIKSFFENDTKLYDSADAIAKRLKELIKDKIKSEKEQRVTILYSSKINFDMVNIILKDCKYDLRECKI, encoded by the coding sequence TTGAGAGTTGGACTTTTTGATTCTGGAATAGGTGGATTAACTATATTAAATACTATTGTTAAAAATATGAAAAATATAGAGTTTTTTTATGTTGCTGATACTCTTTTTGCTCCATATGGAGAGAAAGATACTAAAGAGATATTAAAAAGATGTGATGATATAACAAACTATCTAATCAATGAGCATAAAATAGATATTTTGGTTGTAGCTTGTAATACTGCAACATCTATTTCTATAAAGCATTTAAGAGAAAAATATAAATCTTTACCAATAATTGGAGTTGAACCAGCTTTAAAACCAGCAATCGAATTTTCAAAAACAAAAAGTATTGCAATTTTAGCAACACCTTCAACTATAAATGGAAGTAAATATAAAGAACTTGTAGAAAAATTATCAAATAATCAAGAACTAAATTTATATCATATAGCTTGTAGTGGATTAGCAAAAAAGATTGAAGAAGCAGATATTGAAGAGAGTAGTTTAAATCTTTTTTTAAAAAACTACTTAGAAGAGTTAAGAGATAAAAATATTGATAGTGTAGTTTTAGGTTGCACTCATTATCCAATAATTAAAAATAGTATAAAAAGTTTCTTTGAAAATGATACAAAATTGTATGATTCAGCAGATGCAATTGCAAAGAGATTAAAAGAGTTAATAAAAGATAAAATTAAAAGTGAAAAAGAGCAGAGAGTGACGATTTTATACAGTAGTAAGATAAATTTTGATATGGTAAATATAATTTTAAAAGATTGTAAATATGATCTAAGAGAGTGTAAAATATGA
- the gdhA gene encoding NADP-specific glutamate dehydrogenase has protein sequence MANLKNILEYLKRTSPAQNEFHQAVEEVIHSLEPLFEKYPKYKEYKVLERLLEPERQVMFRVTWIDDKGEIQVNKGYRVQFSSTLGPYKGGLRFHPSVNTGIIKFLGFEQIFKNALTGLQIGGGKGGSDFDPKGKSENEIMRFCQAFMTELFRHIGATTDVPAGDIGVGAREVGYMFGMYKKLANKYDGTFTGKSLKWGGSLARTEATGYGCVYFAKNMLDARGETLKGKRCVVSGSGNVSIYTIEKLYHVGALPIACSDSKGMILDEEGIDLDLLKEIKENQRARLSEYTKYRKSAIYTPVEDYPKGRNAIWSVPCFAAFPSATQNELNIEDAKELIKNGCFCISEGANMPSTTEAVEFFVDKKIAYGPGKAANAGGVATSQLEMAQNAAMINWTFEEVDTKLEQIMYGIFQRVNKTAEEFGQPTNFVLGANIAGFRRVADAMLEQGVV, from the coding sequence ATGGCAAACCTAAAAAACATTTTAGAGTACTTGAAGAGAACGAGTCCAGCTCAGAATGAATTTCATCAAGCTGTTGAAGAGGTGATACACTCACTAGAACCACTATTTGAAAAATACCCAAAATATAAAGAGTACAAAGTTTTAGAAAGGTTGCTTGAACCTGAAAGACAAGTTATGTTTAGAGTAACTTGGATAGATGATAAAGGTGAAATACAAGTAAATAAAGGTTATAGAGTACAATTTAGTTCAACTCTTGGACCATATAAAGGTGGATTAAGATTCCATCCAAGTGTAAATACAGGAATTATTAAATTTTTAGGTTTTGAACAAATATTTAAAAATGCATTAACTGGATTACAAATTGGTGGTGGAAAAGGTGGAAGCGATTTCGATCCAAAAGGTAAAAGTGAAAATGAAATTATGAGATTTTGTCAAGCTTTTATGACTGAATTATTTAGACATATTGGTGCTACAACAGATGTTCCAGCAGGAGATATTGGTGTTGGTGCTAGAGAAGTTGGATATATGTTTGGTATGTATAAAAAACTTGCAAATAAATATGACGGAACATTTACAGGAAAATCTTTAAAATGGGGTGGATCATTAGCAAGAACTGAAGCAACTGGATATGGTTGTGTATATTTTGCAAAAAATATGTTAGATGCTAGAGGAGAAACATTAAAAGGGAAAAGATGTGTAGTTTCTGGTTCTGGAAATGTATCTATATATACAATTGAAAAACTATATCATGTTGGAGCATTACCAATTGCATGTAGTGATTCAAAAGGAATGATTCTTGATGAAGAAGGAATAGATTTAGATCTATTAAAAGAGATTAAAGAGAATCAAAGAGCAAGATTAAGCGAATATACAAAATATAGAAAATCAGCTATTTATACTCCTGTTGAAGATTATCCAAAAGGTAGAAATGCTATTTGGTCAGTTCCTTGTTTTGCAGCATTTCCAAGTGCAACTCAAAATGAGTTAAATATTGAAGATGCAAAAGAATTAATCAAAAATGGATGTTTTTGTATAAGTGAAGGTGCAAATATGCCATCTACAACAGAAGCAGTTGAATTCTTTGTAGATAAAAAAATAGCATATGGACCAGGTAAAGCAGCAAATGCTGGTGGAGTTGCTACATCTCAATTAGAAATGGCACAAAATGCAGCTATGATTAACTGGACTTTTGAAGAAGTTGATACAAAATTGGAGCAAATTATGTATGGAATCTTCCAAAGAGTTAATAAAACAGCAGAAGAGTTTGGACAACCTACAAACTTTGTACTAGGTGCAAATATTGCAGGATTCAGAAGAGTTGCTGATGCTATGCTTGAACAAGGTGTAGTGTGA
- the rho gene encoding transcription termination factor Rho has translation MEESKEEQKVRNSKKARTHVPVDGYKIEQLRELPLETLLDIANDLDVENPQELKRQDLMFMILASQIDAGGFILFTGILEIKDGGFGFLRAIDGNFSDTSNDSYVSATQIRKFALRTGDIVTGQVRPPNKDSEKYNALLKIEAINYLPVKDSKNRPLFDNLTPLYSTTKFKFEFDSQKLTGRVLDLFAPMGKGQRSLIVAPPKTGKTELLKELAHAISRNHPEVTLMVLLIDERPEEVTDMQRSVKGEVYSSTFDLPAQNHVRVAEIVIEKAKRLVEMKKDVVILLDSITRLARAYNTVTPSSGKVLSGGVDANALHKPKRFFGAARNIEEGGSLTIISTALIDTGSKMDEVIFEEFKGTGNSEVVLSRNAANKRVYPAIDIVKSGTRKEELLLSADTLQKTWILRNAMSEMDEVDVLKFLYPKMQKTKNNDEFFASMNE, from the coding sequence ATGGAAGAATCTAAAGAAGAACAAAAAGTAAGAAACAGTAAAAAAGCAAGAACACATGTTCCTGTAGATGGTTATAAAATTGAACAATTAAGAGAGTTGCCATTAGAGACTCTATTAGATATTGCAAATGATTTAGATGTTGAGAATCCACAAGAACTAAAAAGACAAGATTTAATGTTTATGATTCTTGCATCTCAAATTGATGCTGGTGGGTTTATTCTATTTACAGGAATCTTAGAGATAAAAGATGGTGGATTTGGATTTTTACGAGCAATAGATGGAAATTTCTCTGATACATCAAATGACTCTTATGTAAGTGCGACACAAATTAGAAAATTTGCACTAAGAACTGGAGATATTGTAACAGGACAAGTAAGACCACCAAATAAAGATAGTGAAAAATACAATGCACTTCTTAAAATAGAAGCTATAAATTATCTGCCTGTAAAAGATTCAAAAAATAGACCACTTTTTGATAACTTAACTCCTTTATATTCTACTACAAAATTTAAATTTGAATTTGATTCACAAAAACTAACAGGAAGAGTTCTTGATCTTTTTGCACCAATGGGAAAAGGACAAAGAAGTTTAATTGTAGCTCCTCCAAAAACTGGTAAGACTGAACTTTTAAAAGAGTTAGCTCATGCAATTTCTAGAAATCATCCAGAAGTTACTTTAATGGTTTTATTAATCGATGAAAGACCAGAAGAGGTAACAGATATGCAAAGAAGTGTAAAAGGTGAAGTATATAGTTCAACTTTTGACTTACCTGCACAAAACCATGTTAGAGTTGCTGAAATTGTGATTGAAAAAGCAAAAAGACTTGTTGAGATGAAAAAAGATGTTGTAATTTTACTTGATTCTATTACAAGATTAGCAAGAGCTTATAATACAGTTACTCCAAGTAGTGGAAAAGTTCTTTCAGGTGGAGTTGATGCAAATGCTTTACATAAACCAAAAAGATTTTTTGGTGCTGCAAGAAACATAGAAGAGGGTGGAAGCTTAACTATTATTTCAACAGCATTAATTGATACAGGTTCAAAAATGGATGAAGTAATTTTTGAAGAGTTTAAAGGAACTGGAAACTCTGAAGTTGTATTAAGTAGAAATGCTGCAAATAAGAGAGTTTATCCTGCTATTGATATTGTAAAATCTGGAACAAGAAAAGAAGAGTTACTTCTTAGTGCTGATACTTTACAAAAAACATGGATATTAAGAAATGCTATGAGTGAAATGGATGAAGTAGATGTTCTTAAATTCTTATACCCAAAAATGCAAAAAACAAAAAACAATGATGAGTTTTTTGCATCAATGAACGAATAA